A region from the Streptosporangium sp. NBC_01756 genome encodes:
- a CDS encoding response regulator transcription factor, translated as MLAAIRVVAAGEALLAPTVTRRLIEQFARIPVQPVVRGLDGVTEREREVLTLIARGLSNTELAAHLRLSLATVKTHIGRLLTKLDTRDRAQLVIAAYESGLVTARGSRSVPPP; from the coding sequence ATGCTGGCCGCGATCAGGGTGGTGGCCGCCGGGGAGGCGCTGCTCGCGCCGACCGTGACGCGCAGGCTGATCGAGCAGTTCGCCCGCATCCCCGTCCAGCCGGTCGTCCGCGGGCTCGACGGGGTGACCGAGCGGGAGCGGGAGGTGCTCACGCTGATCGCCCGCGGCCTCTCCAACACCGAGCTCGCCGCCCACCTGCGCCTGAGCCTCGCGACGGTCAAGACCCACATCGGCCGCCTGCTCACCAAGCTCGACACCCGCGATCGCGCCCAGCTCGTCATCGCCGCCTACGAGAGCGGCCTCGTCACCGCGCGGGGCAGCCGATCCGTCCCGCCGCCCTGA
- a CDS encoding DUF4097 family beta strand repeat-containing protein has protein sequence MKTIVMAGGLLVSAALLTGCGLANIGGPANQDTVTYQVTDKVTGLKLKSGSGDTDITETGGNAVRVVETLRWSDEKPETEHRVDGDLLSMSYNCPAKWDNCGVDYKIEIPKGLRVDLDSGSGDITLTSLTGPIGVFMGSGNVNGTGLAGEKVSVKAGSGDAELKYAAVPGSVDVRTGSGNATLHVPDGPYEVSTRAGSGEIQVSVQNVASSPHKVTMTTGSGDINVLPG, from the coding sequence ATGAAGACGATCGTGATGGCAGGCGGCCTGCTGGTCTCCGCGGCGCTGCTGACAGGGTGCGGGCTGGCGAACATCGGCGGCCCCGCCAACCAGGACACCGTGACCTACCAGGTGACGGACAAGGTAACCGGGCTGAAGCTCAAGAGCGGGTCCGGTGACACGGACATCACCGAGACCGGTGGGAACGCCGTCCGGGTCGTCGAAACGCTCCGGTGGAGCGACGAGAAGCCCGAGACCGAGCACAGGGTCGACGGCGACCTGCTGTCCATGTCCTATAACTGCCCGGCCAAGTGGGACAACTGCGGCGTCGACTACAAGATTGAGATCCCCAAGGGGCTGCGAGTGGACCTGGACAGCGGCTCGGGTGACATCACGCTGACGTCCCTGACGGGGCCGATCGGCGTCTTCATGGGATCGGGCAATGTGAACGGCACGGGGCTGGCGGGAGAGAAGGTCTCCGTCAAGGCCGGTTCGGGCGATGCCGAGTTGAAGTACGCCGCTGTCCCCGGCAGCGTCGACGTGAGAACCGGTTCGGGCAACGCGACCCTCCACGTCCCCGACGGGCCGTACGAAGTGAGCACCAGGGCGGGATCGGGCGAAATCCAGGTTTCGGTGCAGAACGTCGCGAGTTCCCCGCACAAGGTGACGATGACCACGGGCTCCGGCGACATCAACGTGCTGCCCGGTTGA
- a CDS encoding RDD family protein, translating to MTITPQIQATPTLAARRHRFSAFLIDSLIFYVMASPIYLLPAEEVEASDGSILADYLNPYAGDPNWPIQVAVTVLLAVYFWLQHALWGQTPGKRLCRLKVVSGATGEPPGLRHAGIRALVYPVLTSAPYLGVFLNVVDTLWIFGDPKRRCLHDVVAGTIVVDLEGPGRKGFGGPGFLLGLGAILAVGVAVALVSVLMAR from the coding sequence ATGACGATCACCCCCCAAATCCAGGCGACGCCGACTCTTGCCGCGAGACGTCACCGTTTTTCGGCGTTTCTTATCGACAGCCTGATCTTTTACGTGATGGCCTCGCCGATCTATCTGCTACCCGCTGAGGAAGTCGAGGCATCCGACGGGTCGATCCTCGCCGATTACCTCAACCCTTACGCAGGAGACCCGAACTGGCCGATCCAGGTAGCGGTCACGGTCCTCCTCGCCGTCTACTTCTGGTTGCAACACGCGCTGTGGGGCCAGACGCCCGGCAAGCGGCTCTGCCGTCTGAAGGTGGTGTCCGGCGCGACCGGAGAACCGCCGGGTCTCCGTCACGCGGGAATCCGTGCTCTTGTCTACCCCGTCCTGACGTCGGCGCCCTATCTCGGAGTGTTCCTCAACGTGGTCGACACGCTGTGGATATTCGGGGATCCGAAACGCCGATGCCTGCACGACGTGGTCGCCGGAACCATCGTGGTCGATCTTGAAGGTCCCGGCAGGAAGGGGTTCGGAGGGCCTGGCTTCCTGCTCGGCCTGGGCGCCATCCTCGCCGTCGGTGTCGCCGTTGCCCTCGTCTCCGTGCTGATGGCGAGGTAG
- a CDS encoding MerR family transcriptional regulator translates to MDGGTLYSIGDLARRTGLTVKAIRFYSDCGIVPPADRSPAGYRLYGIDAVARLDLVRTLRDLGLDLPTVRKVVDREISLPEVAAAHAEALAVQIRTLRLRRAVLTAVARRGSTPEEMDLMHKLAKLSEDERRRLIGDFLDTAFDDLEDDAGFAGIRRSMTPELPDNPEAEQVEAWVELAELSQNPEFRAVMRRVAEHHAAERAQGDTTTLRRDSVAIVRDQAGPALAAGVDPASPQADPVVAAVTAQYAHVFACPDDVSLRRRLLTRLETANDPRRERYLRLLAVINGWPAPESLAPVFDWFIQALRARTPE, encoded by the coding sequence ATGGACGGCGGCACGCTCTACTCGATCGGTGATCTGGCCCGGCGGACCGGACTGACGGTCAAGGCCATCCGGTTCTACTCCGATTGCGGGATCGTGCCGCCGGCCGACCGTAGCCCGGCCGGCTACCGCCTCTACGGCATCGACGCCGTCGCACGGCTGGATCTCGTACGGACGCTGCGCGACCTGGGACTGGACCTCCCCACGGTCCGGAAGGTCGTGGACCGGGAGATCTCGCTTCCCGAGGTCGCCGCGGCGCACGCCGAGGCACTGGCGGTGCAGATCCGGACCTTGCGCCTGCGGCGCGCGGTGCTGACGGCGGTGGCCAGGCGCGGGTCCACCCCTGAGGAGATGGATCTCATGCACAAGCTGGCCAAGCTCTCCGAGGATGAACGCCGACGTCTGATCGGCGATTTCCTCGACACCGCCTTCGACGACTTGGAGGACGACGCCGGATTCGCGGGGATCAGGCGCTCGATGACCCCCGAACTGCCTGACAACCCCGAGGCCGAGCAGGTCGAGGCGTGGGTGGAGTTGGCCGAACTGTCCCAGAACCCGGAGTTCCGCGCCGTCATGCGGCGCGTGGCTGAGCACCATGCGGCCGAGCGCGCCCAGGGCGACACCACGACCCTGCGCCGTGACTCCGTCGCGATCGTTCGTGACCAGGCCGGCCCGGCCTTGGCAGCCGGCGTCGACCCGGCGTCGCCCCAGGCCGATCCGGTCGTCGCGGCGGTCACCGCCCAGTACGCGCACGTCTTCGCCTGCCCTGACGACGTCAGCCTCCGGCGTCGGCTGCTGACCCGGTTGGAGACCGCGAACGACCCTCGCAGGGAGCGGTACCTTCGGCTGCTCGCGGTGATCAACGGCTGGCCGGCCCCGGAAAGCCTGGCCCCGGTGTTCGACTGGTTCATCCAGGCGCTGCGTGCCCGGACACCGGAATAG
- a CDS encoding ArsR/SmtB family transcription factor: MHAFDVLGDPVRRRILELLAEGELSSGEVTAVIRQEFGISQPGVSQHLRVLRDNGFASVRAEGARRLYAVDAAPLQEVDIWLERFRRFWEQHLDALSTELARGRRASRTEKESHPRSEGS; encoded by the coding sequence GTGCACGCATTCGATGTTCTCGGTGATCCGGTGCGGCGCCGGATCCTGGAACTGCTCGCCGAGGGCGAGCTGAGTTCCGGTGAGGTGACCGCGGTGATCCGGCAGGAGTTCGGCATCTCCCAGCCCGGGGTCTCGCAGCATCTACGCGTGCTGCGCGACAACGGGTTCGCCAGCGTGCGGGCCGAGGGCGCCCGGCGGCTGTACGCCGTAGACGCGGCACCGTTGCAGGAGGTCGACATATGGCTGGAGCGCTTCCGCCGGTTCTGGGAGCAGCACTTGGACGCGCTCTCCACCGAGTTGGCCCGCGGCAGACGCGCCAGCCGGACCGAGAAGGAGTCCCATCCGAGAAGTGAGGGTTCATGA
- a CDS encoding SRPBCC family protein, whose translation MRDIVDEIDRVHREVGTDGEARTVLVRRRYDAEPADVWDACTTPERVARWFYPVTGDFRVGGRYQLEGNAGGEIIACEPPTHLKLTWDFGGGTSQVEVRLAEDGDGTLLELLHTAVVPPAMWDEYGPGAVGVGWDLTLLGLGLHLETGEAKPDDADAFARSAEGAGFITASGRAWGDAHLAAGATARQATSTTEKTIAFYTP comes from the coding sequence ATGAGAGACATCGTCGACGAGATCGACCGGGTCCACCGCGAGGTGGGCACGGACGGTGAGGCCAGGACGGTCCTGGTACGGCGCCGCTACGACGCCGAGCCGGCGGACGTCTGGGATGCCTGCACCACCCCCGAGCGTGTCGCCCGTTGGTTCTACCCGGTCACCGGTGACTTCCGGGTGGGAGGCCGTTACCAGCTCGAAGGCAACGCGGGCGGTGAGATCATCGCCTGCGAGCCGCCCACCCACCTGAAACTCACCTGGGACTTCGGTGGCGGCACCTCCCAGGTCGAGGTACGGCTGGCCGAGGACGGCGACGGCACGCTGTTGGAGCTCCTGCACACCGCGGTCGTCCCGCCCGCCATGTGGGACGAGTACGGTCCCGGCGCGGTCGGCGTCGGCTGGGACCTGACCCTGCTGGGTCTTGGCCTGCACCTGGAGACCGGCGAGGCGAAACCTGACGACGCCGACGCCTTCGCCCGGTCCGCCGAGGGCGCGGGCTTCATCACCGCCAGCGGCCGGGCCTGGGGCGATGCCCACCTGGCCGCCGGAGCCACCGCGCGACAGGCCACCTCGACGACCGAGAAGACCATCGCCTTCTACACCCCCTGA
- a CDS encoding VOC family protein, translating into MSQKITTFLMFEGAAEEAMTFYISLFDDAKILAVTRYGPEGPGAEGSVQHATFTLAGQEYMAIDSSMPHAFTFTPAISLYVQCDSEEEIERLYAALSEKGGPLMPLDSYGFSRRFGWVADRFGVSWQLNLP; encoded by the coding sequence ATGTCGCAGAAGATAACCACTTTCCTGATGTTCGAGGGTGCCGCCGAGGAGGCGATGACCTTCTACATCTCGCTGTTCGACGACGCCAAGATCCTCGCCGTCACCCGTTACGGCCCCGAGGGCCCCGGTGCGGAGGGCAGCGTGCAGCACGCCACCTTCACCCTGGCCGGCCAGGAGTACATGGCCATCGACAGTTCCATGCCGCACGCGTTCACCTTCACCCCGGCGATCTCGCTGTACGTCCAGTGCGACTCGGAGGAGGAGATCGAGCGCCTGTACGCGGCGTTGTCGGAGAAGGGCGGGCCGCTGATGCCGCTCGACTCCTACGGCTTCAGCAGGCGCTTCGGCTGGGTCGCCGACCGCTTCGGCGTCTCCTGGCAGCTCAACCTCCCCTGA
- a CDS encoding DUF397 domain-containing protein: MSRIVWRKSSRSGDGPNCVEVGVWNKSSLSSNGPDCVEVALADASHPGTDPTPDADRLFLVRDSKDPDGPVLSFTPAEWDAFLATVKDGTLTTDRVL; encoded by the coding sequence GTGTCCCGCATCGTATGGCGCAAGAGCAGCCGTAGCGGCGATGGCCCCAACTGTGTCGAGGTCGGTGTCTGGAACAAGAGCTCCCTCAGTAGCAACGGCCCAGACTGTGTCGAAGTCGCCCTAGCCGACGCCTCCCACCCCGGAACCGACCCCACCCCGGACGCCGACCGCCTCTTCCTGGTCCGCGACTCCAAGGACCCTGACGGCCCGGTCCTGTCCTTCACTCCCGCCGAGTGGGACGCCTTCCTCGCCACCGTCAAGGACGGCACTCTCACGACGGACCGAGTGCTCTGA
- a CDS encoding helix-turn-helix domain-containing protein yields the protein MAAGRGPTVRRRRLAGELRRLRERKALTLEEAAERVGWSTAKVSRIETARVGITSPDLTRLLDLYELDASKRTALHALARTANTRGWWDAYTNSLPSDYATYIQLEVDAAFIRSFDSMLVHGLLQTEDYAREVIRSALMALSPPAEVERRVEVRMTRQNLLMRQEDPIRFWAVIDEAALTRRVGSEAIMRGQCAKLLEFAAQDNITIQVLPSTAGAHPATAGTFAILEFREPHDPDVVYVESMTSILYVESDIEMYRYTLAFDHLRAAALSPDESKQLISRVAEQSS from the coding sequence GTGGCAGCAGGACGTGGTCCCACCGTTCGGCGCCGGCGACTGGCCGGTGAGCTGCGCAGGTTGCGCGAGCGTAAGGCGCTGACTCTTGAAGAGGCCGCCGAGCGCGTCGGTTGGTCCACCGCGAAGGTGTCAAGGATCGAGACGGCCCGTGTCGGGATCACGTCACCCGACCTCACGCGACTGCTTGACCTGTACGAACTCGACGCAAGCAAGCGAACCGCCTTGCATGCTCTGGCAAGGACGGCGAACACGAGAGGTTGGTGGGATGCCTACACGAACTCCCTGCCCAGCGATTACGCGACCTACATTCAGCTCGAAGTAGACGCCGCCTTCATCCGTAGCTTCGACAGCATGCTCGTCCACGGTCTGCTTCAGACTGAGGATTACGCTCGCGAGGTGATTCGCTCAGCCCTTATGGCGCTGTCCCCGCCTGCCGAGGTCGAGCGACGTGTCGAAGTCCGCATGACTCGCCAGAACCTCCTGATGCGACAGGAGGACCCGATCCGGTTCTGGGCCGTGATCGATGAAGCCGCACTTACTCGCCGCGTCGGTTCAGAAGCAATCATGCGAGGGCAATGCGCCAAGCTCCTTGAGTTTGCAGCTCAGGACAACATCACGATTCAAGTGCTGCCGTCCACTGCGGGTGCTCACCCAGCCACCGCCGGGACCTTCGCGATCCTGGAGTTCCGGGAACCACATGACCCTGATGTCGTGTATGTCGAGAGCATGACGAGTATCTTGTATGTGGAGAGCGATATTGAAATGTACAGGTATACGCTTGCATTCGATCACCTACGAGCGGCGGCACTCAGCCCTGATGAGTCGAAACAGTTGATTTCACGCGTAGCAGAGCAGTCCTCCTAA
- a CDS encoding ATP-binding protein, which yields MKPPCLLGQICLPAQVDSVPLARQYVRLLLQVVEHPQTDDALLLVSELVTNAVRHSDSGRLPDGRVAVAVATYDGTLHIDVIDAGSTGNQPRVCTDAGPDSSGGRGLWLVQELASAWGWQETPTGRVVWFQLTGP from the coding sequence GTGAAGCCGCCCTGCCTGCTGGGACAGATCTGCTTACCCGCCCAGGTCGACTCCGTACCCCTCGCCCGGCAGTACGTCCGCCTCCTGCTGCAGGTGGTCGAACATCCCCAAACCGACGACGCGCTCCTGCTCGTCAGCGAACTGGTCACCAACGCGGTGCGTCACTCCGACTCCGGCCGACTCCCCGACGGCCGGGTCGCCGTGGCCGTCGCCACCTACGATGGAACGCTCCACATCGACGTGATCGACGCCGGATCGACCGGAAACCAGCCCCGAGTCTGCACGGACGCCGGCCCCGACAGCAGCGGGGGACGCGGCCTCTGGCTGGTCCAGGAGTTGGCCTCGGCCTGGGGCTGGCAGGAGACCCCGACCGGCCGCGTCGTCTGGTTCCAACTGACGGGACCGTGA
- a CDS encoding D-isomer specific 2-hydroxyacid dehydrogenase family protein — MEARIAIAPSAEVGQAYGRANSPDIDHLRSEIEKAVAAGGGANVPLDEANSLVWLIPGEPEQLRQALDDHPGIGWVQFPWAGVEKFAPSGLFRRPAVFTCAKGSFAGQVAEHALMLTLACLRSVVRQARTPRWHAVDPRSLHGLRVTILGGGGIAAELVRILQPFGCRIRVIRRRDEKVEGAEETLPPTALHATLPETDVLVVALALTPETRHVIGAAELAALPPQAVVVNVARGAHIQTDALAEALRAGRISAAGLDVTDPEPLPEGHPLWNDPRALITSHCADSAEYVLRMLCERVERNVHRLREGLPLEGVIDPATGY, encoded by the coding sequence ATGGAAGCCCGCATCGCGATCGCCCCATCCGCCGAGGTGGGACAGGCCTACGGCCGTGCCAACTCCCCCGACATCGACCACCTGCGCTCGGAGATCGAGAAGGCCGTGGCCGCCGGGGGCGGTGCCAACGTCCCGCTCGACGAGGCCAACAGTCTGGTCTGGCTCATCCCCGGTGAGCCGGAACAGCTCCGGCAGGCACTGGACGATCACCCCGGGATCGGGTGGGTGCAGTTCCCGTGGGCGGGGGTGGAGAAGTTCGCGCCATCCGGCCTCTTCCGCCGCCCGGCCGTCTTCACCTGCGCCAAGGGCTCGTTCGCCGGGCAGGTCGCCGAGCACGCGCTGATGCTGACGCTGGCCTGCCTGCGCAGCGTCGTACGGCAGGCGCGGACGCCCCGCTGGCATGCGGTGGATCCCCGGTCCCTGCACGGTCTGCGGGTGACGATCCTCGGCGGCGGCGGCATCGCCGCGGAACTCGTCCGGATCCTGCAACCCTTCGGCTGCCGGATCCGGGTGATCCGCCGCCGGGACGAGAAGGTCGAGGGCGCCGAGGAGACGCTGCCGCCGACGGCGTTGCACGCCACACTTCCCGAGACCGACGTCCTGGTGGTGGCCCTCGCCCTGACCCCCGAGACCAGGCACGTCATCGGCGCCGCCGAGCTGGCGGCGCTGCCGCCGCAGGCCGTCGTCGTCAACGTCGCGCGCGGCGCGCACATCCAGACCGACGCGCTCGCCGAGGCTCTGCGCGCGGGGAGGATCTCCGCCGCCGGCCTGGACGTGACGGATCCCGAACCTCTCCCCGAGGGGCACCCCCTGTGGAACGACCCCAGGGCTCTCATCACCTCGCACTGCGCGGACTCCGCCGAGTACGTCCTGCGGATGCTCTGCGAGCGGGTCGAGCGGAACGTGCACCGCCTGCGGGAGGGCCTGCCGCTGGAGGGAGTGATCGATCCCGCCACGGGATACTGA
- a CDS encoding PHP domain-containing protein yields the protein MRIDLHTHSTASDGTDSPGALMEAADAAGLDVVAITDHDTTAGWEAASAGLPPGRTLVRGAELSGRWYGAEPTVGLHLLAYLFDPGHGPLTAELARVRRSREQRADKIVALLNTDGIDVTTAEIREYAAGGTVGRPHLAQALIRRGLVATVSEAFAPEWLGHRYRLPKADIDVFTAVRLVNEAGGVSVLAHPRASSRGHIVPDTLIAELAEAGMWGIEADHMDHPPADRAHVRALARDLGLQVTGSSDYHGVNKTVRLGASTTDPLVYQEMISTATGTVPLTG from the coding sequence ATGCGCATCGATCTGCACACCCATTCGACCGCCAGCGACGGCACCGATTCTCCCGGGGCGCTGATGGAGGCCGCGGACGCGGCCGGGCTGGACGTGGTGGCGATCACCGACCACGACACGACCGCCGGATGGGAGGCCGCCTCCGCCGGGCTGCCCCCCGGCCGGACACTGGTGCGCGGTGCCGAGCTGTCCGGCCGATGGTACGGTGCCGAGCCGACGGTGGGACTGCATCTGCTGGCCTATCTGTTCGACCCCGGCCACGGGCCGCTGACCGCGGAGCTGGCCCGGGTGCGCCGATCCCGCGAGCAGCGGGCGGACAAGATCGTGGCGTTGCTGAACACCGACGGCATCGACGTCACGACCGCCGAGATCCGCGAGTACGCGGCCGGTGGCACGGTGGGCCGTCCCCACCTCGCCCAGGCTCTCATCAGACGCGGCCTGGTCGCGACCGTCAGCGAGGCCTTCGCCCCGGAATGGCTGGGCCACCGCTACCGGCTGCCCAAGGCCGACATCGACGTGTTCACCGCGGTCCGGCTGGTGAACGAGGCCGGTGGCGTCTCGGTGCTGGCACATCCGAGGGCGAGCAGCCGCGGCCACATCGTGCCCGACACGCTGATCGCCGAGCTGGCGGAGGCGGGAATGTGGGGCATCGAGGCCGACCACATGGACCACCCGCCCGCCGACCGCGCGCACGTGCGCGCCCTCGCCCGCGACCTCGGCCTCCAGGTCACCGGCTCCAGCGACTACCACGGCGTCAACAAGACCGTACGGCTCGGCGCCTCCACCACCGACCCGCTCGTCTACCAGGAAATGATCTCCACCGCGACGGGCACCGTACCCCTTACCGGATGA
- a CDS encoding ATP-binding protein — translation MKSSEPLGHVALPGDAASVPQARRYVRGLLEPTDHPRTDDALLLVTELVSNAVRHSDSGRRPGGKITVIVVHRARSILVNVIDDGSAGSIPRVRRDVDADSGGGRGLWLVRELATAWGWHDSPAGRVVWFQMAEEAPEHPVLATSGGLSTGVRGR, via the coding sequence ATGAAGTCATCGGAGCCACTCGGGCACGTCGCACTCCCCGGAGACGCCGCATCCGTTCCGCAGGCCCGGCGATACGTCCGCGGCCTGCTGGAACCCACCGACCATCCGCGGACGGACGACGCACTTCTTCTGGTCACCGAACTGGTGAGCAACGCGGTGAGACACTCCGACTCCGGCCGCCGCCCCGGCGGGAAGATCACGGTGATAGTCGTCCACCGCGCCAGGTCGATCCTGGTCAACGTGATCGACGACGGTTCGGCCGGCAGCATCCCCCGCGTCCGGCGCGACGTCGACGCCGACAGCGGTGGGGGACGGGGATTATGGCTGGTGCGGGAGCTGGCCACGGCGTGGGGATGGCACGACAGCCCGGCAGGACGGGTGGTCTGGTTCCAGATGGCGGAGGAAGCGCCGGAACATCCTGTGCTGGCGACATCAGGAGGGCTGAGCACCGGTGTACGAGGTCGCTGA
- a CDS encoding response regulator transcription factor yields MTTVVLADDEVLLRKALASLLPLEGEITVLAEAEEGAAAVRATLRHLPDVLVIDLEMPGMDGLGAVAEIRRARPEQVILMLTRHARPGVLRKALKLGVQGFVSKSAEPAHIVSVIKTLHEGKRWIDPDVSALAVVDDCPLTDREIDVLRVTGEGYSVADIATRLHLAAGTVRNYLSNAMQKTQTRTRHEAARYAREHDWL; encoded by the coding sequence ATGACCACCGTGGTGCTCGCCGACGACGAGGTGCTCCTCCGCAAGGCGCTGGCGTCGTTGCTCCCACTGGAGGGCGAGATCACCGTGCTCGCCGAAGCGGAAGAGGGTGCGGCGGCCGTCCGGGCCACGCTGCGGCACCTGCCCGATGTGCTCGTCATCGATCTGGAGATGCCCGGTATGGATGGACTCGGTGCCGTCGCGGAGATTCGCCGTGCACGGCCGGAGCAGGTGATCCTCATGCTGACCCGCCATGCCAGGCCCGGAGTGCTGCGCAAGGCGCTGAAGCTCGGAGTCCAGGGCTTCGTCAGCAAGTCCGCGGAACCGGCGCACATCGTTTCGGTCATCAAAACCCTGCACGAGGGCAAGCGATGGATCGACCCGGATGTCTCCGCACTCGCCGTCGTCGACGACTGCCCGCTCACCGACCGCGAGATCGATGTGCTGCGGGTGACCGGCGAAGGATATTCGGTCGCCGACATCGCCACCCGACTCCACCTGGCAGCGGGCACGGTGCGCAACTACCTCTCGAATGCGATGCAGAAGACCCAGACCCGGACCCGGCACGAAGCGGCGCGGTACGCGCGTGAACACGACTGGCTGTGA